ATGGCAACTTGCAGCAGACAGCTGACTATGTTCACGGCCTCCATGCTGAGCCAGAGAGAATGCTTGCAGAGTACCAGCATGTGCATGAGAGGAGTAAGTCTGAGATTGCACAAGCTCGGGAGAACCTTGGAAGGACCACACCAAGAGAACGATCCAAATCGGACAAGACTCTAACGTAAGTTGCTGAGTTGGTATCGTTTAGATGAGCTGTTGAGGTTGCCTGTTGCCAGGAGATTGGTATGAGTCATTTGATTCTACTCTGACACTATGAACCTTAACAGTTAAATTGATAGATGGTAGAACATATTCAATGATCTGTGGTTCAAATCTCAGTCAAAGCCTGCATGAGTTTTCCGTCCTTCTGCTTTGAATCATATTACCTTTCGTTTTATTTCACCATTTAGTTTCTTGTGAAATCACTTCATGTTTGATTATTTAATGATGCCATCCTCTTTCTTCAGCTTGAAGAGTCCACCAACTGTTTCCTCGACTGCTACCAACAGGACTTTGCGCCCTCCAGAGGACAGACTGCCATCATACAACAGCATGTTCCCAGACGGGCCACCAGGCAGCGGCATGTTCCCGAACAGACCTCAGGACAGAGACATGGAACGGGTAAGCAGACTTAATGATGATACGTTGAATGTGCATCCGGTGGGTTATGAGACATGACTAACCATACTGACACCATTTATGTTTATCATTTGTCACGTTGCTTAGTTCTTTAAATTCTTTCCTTCTGGTGATAGCTTCGTTGCTCCTTGGAAATGTTAGGTAACAATGCAACACAATGATAATTATGAATGGTGCCAGTGTTCTGATATTGGGTTGGATTCTCTCTGAACTAATATGTCTGCCATCATGTTTGCTGCATGGAAATGCATGGAGTTTCTGAAGTGTGTTCTTGGGGTTGCTGGGCTTTCAGTTTAAAGATAATACATCTCTAGCAGGTTGTGATTGGCAACTTCTGTCATAGAACAACATTTGAGCCAGATTTTTTCTAATATCGTTACATGCTCTCTTTGACTGATTGACATTTTTTCATAACCGTTCACAATAAAGCACATCTGAATAACAGCTCTGAGGTCATCATGGTGTATTTTGTCTGGTCTACTGTATACATGGGTTTCAGCCAGCCAAAAGGCATCTTCACCAGACTGGTAAAATAGGGCCAATTTGAAGGCGCCTTTTGACTGGCTTAAACTCGCTCACACAGTATGATGCCTAATTTGTGTTGGGGAAGAACTGGTTGGCTGGGGGTGATGAGTCAGTGACTGATACTTATAGATATTAAATGACCTCGGATCTGCTCTGACGAATCCAAACTAAGATGTATTAAGTATTCATATCCGTCCTCATATGAATACTCAGTATAGAGTTTGCCTTGTATGTTTTGCAGCAGTCCACTCCTAAGGTGAGTCTCCTCTCAGACCCTAACAAAACAACTCAACAAAACATTACATTAGATAAAATGTGTTCTAATGAGCTAATCTAATTTATTTTTGTATAGGTATATTGACACATAACATTTCTCTTAGTCAATCCCTTGAATGATATTTTGgaatttacatgtatgtgtaaaaTTGAAATTCAAGAGCCGACCATTTGTCAACAGCACTTAAGCTTCTTCTCGTCTTCTGTCGACGCTGGTTTGATGAGGTCACATTGAGTGGAAATGACTACTTTGGGACCAATTTGTGCTTAATATGGAGAGAACCCTACGGACCAAGGTGTCTGCTatgggaggttctactataAGTTGGCTTAAAAAATGTTTTGCTCAAGAATTTAAAACTTACAGCCCCATTGAAAGAGTGAAGAGAGTTCTGGTGTTGTTGACAAATGATAGATCTTGTATAGAAGGTGATTGAGGTGCATCTACTTGCATGTTTCATAGTGTAGCTGGTAACttgttattttgttttgatacAGCCATGCACggtcattgatgacgtcatgtcaTCGGACTCTGAATATGATTGGCCTCTCGTAAGTGTTTTGCTCTGGGAAGGATGTGACGTCTTGCATGCTTTATCGCTAGCTCCTCCTGGTGATGTGTAATAGAGTTATATTTATCCTCTGTTTCTCTTGGCCTAGGTAGTGGGACAAGTTTCTAACCAAACGTATTAAAATGATATTGAGAAATGTTCCAAATTAACTAAATCATGCCTTAATTGTCAGGTTAATTTGAAATACCACACAATATGTTTGGTTTAGGGAAACCTAACTGATGGTTAGGGAAGCAAGTCTGAGTCTTTCAGTGAAGGACAACTCTCTAATAGATTTGAAGTTATGATCCGGGTCTAGTTTGTACAAGGTTAACCATGTTCACCTAGACTAACTCTACTACGCATCATCATGTGGAGCAGTGTTGTCCTGTGCTATGTTGGCTTCTGACCAGCTTTATATCAGCATTTGGTGGTAACAGGACAAGTGGCAATCCAATCCTTTGCTCTATATCCAAGCACTGGTGACCATTCCCCATTTTGAATATCTTACCACAACTTTTGCTGGTGTAAAGCTATTTGTCTGCTTTCTATGTTTAAACTTCCAAACTGTAAAAAGATATCAAAGTGAGGATCTGTGTAGGTGTTTTAGTTAGACCTTCATGTACAGCGTCTACCTCTGAAAACACTAATGAAACGATAGATGCAGGTCTACTGAGTAGTTCATTGAATACTGTCATAGTTTGGAGGTAGATTGTAAATTGACTTCAGTGTACTGTCCTGTGTATATCAACTGGTACGAGCTGATAGACACCATATATCAAAGATATGGAAGACGAGCTGGTTTATACTTTATCTAGTGATGCATTGCTACAGATAGGTTTTGTAATGCTTGACAATTTCATAACTATAAAGCCAACTTGGCAATATGTTTCTTCTTGCTAAGAATTTCACTTGGAAAAACAAAATTCCCCAATTCTGTTTAAATGGCTTCTCTAGAAATGACAGCACTCCCTCTTCCTCTTCCAATGATGTACTTTGGCATCCTTGTAATTGTTGATATTCCGTATAATAGGTGACTCATCACAGCGATCGGAGGCGtatgtcacacagaagatgaccCTAAATGGCACCAAGAGATAATggcagaaattgatgtactcagacaACAGTCAAATGAACAACCTGCCACTTAGCTTGGAGTGACAtatgcctggttttgctgtgacgggtcacatatgtccaCCGATGTGTTATCATGTGACTCACTTCATGTTGTCCTGCATGCAGATTCTCAAGCGAATCACGGCCATCAGTAATGCCATTGCTACTGGTGATCCCAGCCACATTGCTCTGAAGGTACCAGTATGCCATTCGATTGGCTGTGTGGGCCTTTATTCCCATGTTGTTGCCTATTTGTTTTATACCTAACTGGACCGTGGGAATTTAAACAGAACTCTGTTCCTTCATAAAGTCATCAAGTTCCAAAAGGGACCCGAGTTCGATATTGAACTCAGCAGTAACTatttttacctgcagacaagagatctttttgtccCAGGTAGCAGCAATCATAAACGCAGGTCACAGCGACAATAGATTCACTTGTTTGCTCAGTGTTAACCAAGAAGCTACAAACTAAAAACCACTGGTTTTGGACGATGGAAAATAGAGCTCAAGTTTCCCACGGTCTTGTTGGCTGATTGCGACACTTGATATGCTGTGAATATCTCAATTTGTTGCCACTGCCTACCGCCTTTGCCCTATTATTTCACTTCCTTGactgtgttgttttttaataCATCCAGTGAAGCACTTCATGTGTGCTCTACAGTTTATCTGAGGCACTTCCATGCCCACTTGAGGTTTACTTTACGCTTGTGTGAAAACATCTCTAGAGAATAAGTATCCACCAGATTcttctacatgtagtttgtggtATCTTGTAAAGTCCTATTCTGATTGATGAGTTGACTTTTTCTGTGATATTGTTTCTTCTGTAATGAGTGGGATCGTGGCCGTACTGCCGGGTTTCAGCACCTTTCTGTAGCAACGTCAGTGATCAAAAGTGATGACTTACACAGCAATCTCTGCTTGTTTAAATGCCGGtcaatgatatattgttataattgatatctagacatgtcagaaccaataaaacactgccaatgtagttgttgatgtcgtacagatgctgcatgcaaaactcagctcaaaattccaactgCTTCATCGTTCATACCATTCGGATTTTTACTGTTGGGGTTTTTACCATTTTACCCAACCAATCATTCTACGACACATTTTCTAAATTTCAGGCGATAGATGCTGAGATTGCGGCACTGAGACAAGAACATCTAAATAGGACAAAGGGCAAGGACGTCATGACCCCAGGGTAAGTGTGTGGTTAGGTCAGACTTCAGATCGAGAGACCATGGGTTTGAATATCTTCCAAACCACTGTTGTTTCCACATAAGAGTTTGAATGTCAAGTGTCTAGTTGCTGCGCCCTGAGATTAGTACTTTGAGCATGACATGTTTAGCGATAAGAAGCTGAAGTCTGATTTTTGATTCGTCAATTCAGTTAACAGTGACAAGAGTTCTTCCTAATGGCAATGCAATATCATGTTATCCAAGAACATGAAGTCCACCACAATATCATCGCATTATTCCTCTCTAATCCTGTTACCAAAGTGGACTGAACTAGTTCAAGGTTGCTTTGAAATTCTCTCCCAATCTGTTAGATGAATATGCCCAATAGATTTGGTCAACAGTTGGTGGTGTATGCAGTTCTTAAGTGCTAAAACCCTCAAGGGTGGAACTAAAATGTGGTCGAAATTCCTGGCCATAAGTGACGGTTTGACCATGTTATAGCAAGACCCAAGAGGTATTCGGAGTTTGAACAACGAACCAACGCTAAGGGTTCAATTTCAATTCTTAAAAACTAGAATAGCCCAGGAGCAATGCATGGTATTTATCATAACCCAGGTGGTTGAGAGGCCAAGACCCTCTCTCGACGAGACTGAAGGTGGATTAGAATATTTGCGTAACGGGTTGATAACCCTGCTTACATAGCAATGATAGTCAGAGTCTATATTTTATGCTGCCCTATTCGTGGTTTTTGTTCGATTATGAGTGAAAGAATTAAACAAACAGGACGACGTGTGTTTTAGGTTCAGTTGATAAATGACGTATGAAATTCGTCCAAATTCCACCAGAATGATATCTTATTAGTTCCATTTTTTCAGGACGAGCTTCACATCGCGCCAAGCGTCCAACTCGTATGATCGTCTGCTGTCGAGCTTCTACCCAGCATCCCCGTCTGTGCGCCAACCTGATATCTACAGCAGTGCTGAATCATTATCGACAACATCGCAATTAACCTCAACGTACCGATCATACAATGATTATGCTAACGATCTCATCACTCAGAGTCGCAATACCATCCGTGCGATTAGTACTGGTAATCTGAGTCAAGCAAGCAGTAAGCGCCAAGCAGGGTCCCGTCACAGGAGTAGGACGATTGATCCACACCGCATCACCACATCAAGCCTGCTCTCCACTGCTAGCACTCTCAGTGACTTGGATCCATATGCCGTAGCTGAGCGATTCCAACACAGCCGCCCCGTCACCTCACACTATATAAAGACACAGTTGGATTACCACCGACACCCCACCTATCAGCCAAATGAAGAGTTATAGATCGACTTTCATAGCTACATATCCGAAAACAATTTAATTTGTGtacaaaaactttaaaaaatctCTTTATACAAAAAGTCACTTTACGTTTATGTCCATTAGTGTGCAAAAAAGAAGACGTTTACGTTGGAAAACTTTATATTTATTCTGTGTTCAAAAATTAAGAATATGTTAAACTTGTGTTAGACCTATAAGCCAACAACCTGGTGCATTTTGAGAGACAGTAATAATATACCATTGCGACAATCATCACACACCCACTGGATCATAAACAACTATGGAAGGTATGCAGCAAGAATGAGTCAGAACTGTGACAATGGTGGACTTGATTCAGTGGTCGTTGCCCAGATCTCTACCAACTGACCAACAGAGCATGGAAGGAAACATCATTAGACTTGGAGAATGCCTTGGAGATTTGGTCAATGACTTGGTAAGTAGTCAATTCATCTCGAAGAAGTAGCAAGGAGGCTTTGTATTAAAGCTGGCGCTATAAGTAGTTACATAGCTCCTGTCTAGGTGGAGGTACAGATGTGATAATGAACATCAAAAAAGTGCACGAACAGTTGGTAAAAAGTTTAAGGCTTGAAGACCTCCTTTACATAATCTCGCTTTGTGTCAGTAATTACTTCCACTACTCACCCTAGAATTTTCTTGCAAATATTTAGAGTCGAAGTTGAGATTTTTGTGATCATGCAAAGAAAAGATTGCAGATTGCAGTTTCATGATTCATGACTTGTAATATACAGAAAAATGTTTATCTTTTCACAAAATATGTGTAGATTGATTATTCATGACTCCTCAAGTCATTTCACTTTGACTTGATTAGTCATGAAACATCAGGTCTACTGTTTGCCAAAAGATAAACATCCCTTTAAACTGATATTCGAACCTATGTATCTCACTTGGgattgaaatgtacatgcagaaTTGATAAGTGCAAGATACATGTAAAGCTGTTGTTTACTTATAAACAGTCATTTAAAGTCTAGGTCAAAGTGCAATTGGCCTTGATCTACAGGTCATAATCAAGAAAGTTGTCTCAGATTTGTGGCATGCGATAGTCCAATAAGATGTACACATATCTTGAGATAAAGAGGTGCATAAATGATATTTTTGGTGTTAGTTATCATATCACTGATAAATTTTGGATGTGACTTGTGCAAATTTGGATTTCATGCACCAGCTAGAGACATCCTTGCAATGTAAGTGAATGGGAAATGcctttttcttttgtttccatTAATCTCGCAGTATGAGTATGATTCATGTTGCATTGTCTGAAACATAAACATTTGTGAGGAGTGTGAGTGCAAGCTGATATTTCTCTGCTGCCTCCCGGCCGGCAAGGACAGATTTGCGTAAAGCACGTTTTCAGTTCTGACCTTCATATGATGTACTTTTAACTACTGACTTTTTGGACGAATGTTCCTGTAAAAGACGGATGAAGGAACAGGAAAGACAGATATAAGAAAGACATTTTGGAAGACAATAGACCTTCACAGTTTAATTAAAGTTTGACTTTGACATTGGAATGTTTGGTAACATGTGTTACTCTTATCCATTTTCTCAGATGAACGGAATACGATCCAGAAACAATACCTACGATGTCAACATGAATGCCACCAAAGAGAATAATCCGCCAGTGACATTCTACACGGACGTCAGTGACGAGATGCTCCACCGATCAGGCCAGTTTACCTCAAGTGATTCGTCTGATGACTCATCCGATAGCCAGGTGAATGGTGGTTACTGTGAAAACTCAAGATCTAACATCCCGCCAGAGCTAAAAAAGGTGAGAGATTGTGTTTCATTGGCGACACACCTTGTAAGGAATTATAGAGTTGGGTCCTAGTGAGTTTGAGTTTGTTGTCTTTTAAAAGTTCTCCAGATTCTAAATTctaaaaagaaatttcaaagccaaatttttgttgggctgatgatgtttcttcattttgagctgaaaaaaaacaagtgaaaaaaatatttggacttgaatttttcatctgtagtatgacaaatttgccgcaatcaattgaTTAGTTTTCAACTGATAGTAACTGCCTGTACAAAAAACTTAAACCAAACCAAAAAGTGCCTGGAGCTGTGAGGTTTTCGTGCCATGGTTTAAAACTAGGTCAATTATATATTGATATTCTCAGCAATTTCCTGCTTTCCAGTTCAACAAGAGTAACGTCATCCTGTTGATGTGAGAGCACTACTACTAATAACCCAATCAGAGAGACGCTTATGTGCTGCTTTCCTTCCTCAGTCATATGAGAGGTCAATGTATTGTGCATTTTGTGTCTTATTGAAGCATAGCAACGTCAGTATATCTCACAGCGGCTGCAATAAACACGTTTTAGTCATATTGGCGTATTGGAGGACCAGTGGGTACTGCCTTTACATTCTTGTGGGTTGTGTTACAGCAAAGATCGACTACCCTACCAGAGCACATCACCGCCTACATGATAGAGGCTCCGATTGTCAACAATGAGGTTCACTACAGGACGATTGGCAACCAGGCCTGTGCTGAGTTATTACAAGAGGTAAGCTTCAGTCTCGAGCTCAAGGCCTTGAATGATCATACTGTGACACTTGTTTTGTCTTTAGGGaatcttgaagacagattgCGATTGTTATCATAGAACTCGAATTGATAAGTCTCCTGATGTAACTGaatcaaaaatatcatcaaaacttGGGGTATTacaaaatagtacatgtatttcaggtgATGTTAGTCTCAGACTATGACATCGCCAACCCAAACAAGTCATTCAAGTGCGGTCGTTGGCGGTATGCCTTCGAGGACAAGGATGTGACCGTCATGACGAAGCAGAACCTCCTGCCGGGTCACCATAGCATCCTGGGCATGGGTCTCATCGAGGAGCGTCTCGACTATGTCTGGGATCTCATCAAGAATCCGTCCTCACGATTCCACTATGATCGTTTACTCAAGGTGAGCTTTGAATCGGATGTTAAAGACCTCTTTGGTAGTCCAGTGAGCAATTATCATCTGGTCTTCAAACTCTCACATGCAATCAGAAGGCGTCATACAGGTGTATACTACAATTGTGAACATCATTTTCAGGGCATATTTTGTACTTTTGACGAAAGCAATAGGTCACTTTGATCACACATCTTGTGCGTGTGATTTTCTTAGTCAGTATATGATTCTATGTCACCTTTGGAGTAGGTCGAAAACGTAGACCTACTTCGTAGTCATGACACTGATAGACACACATGCATTGACCGACAAAGATTTCTATTCAAACGAGACCGGCTGAACCAATTAGTCAAGAGGATGTGTCTGAGTTTTGAATAAACCAATTCTGTCTGATTCTCGGGCTCGAGGCAGCAGATAAACAGGATAAAATCTTGTTGTGACAAAACGGGAAGAGTTTTGGCAAATTGAATTCTAGAGAAATCACATTATTTTAAACAGAAGTAATGGTAGCAGACATCAGAAAAAGGGTCAACTGTTAAGTGTGCTGCCCATCAGTGTGGCTGCTAAGTGTGCTGTCCATGCAAATCAGTTGTTTTCCTGCAAATCTCAGTAGAATCTTGAGAGGCAAGTTCCTGTTCTTGTTTTCTTGATCGTCAAAGTCATAAGGTGCTGTTTATGGCTTGTTTGAGACTTCAAGTGCCAGGCCTAAATTTATGGAGGATTGTTCTCAATGGAAGGTCAAGTGATACTCCTCTTCTTGAAGTCATTGGCTGGGCTATATTTAAAATAATTCAGCATTTTGAACTTCGAATATTGATATATGATGAGTTGATAGATATTGAATATTAGGTTGAAAATCAGTTACAAAGTATAAGGTAGCTTCTCTACTTCAGTAATGTATGAATTGTCGGATTTGAAACCTGCAATTGAAAAGCATTTTGATAACTGCATCATTAGCCAACATGACTATAAAACAAACTTCATCGCCACGTCCCAAACTCTGGAGTAACCCCTGCCCATGCACTGTTTACAATGCACTTCCCCTGTAAGTTGATCAGGTCTGATCTGGGTACTATTGGTAACTAGCATTGACAACACACTTGGGTTTAGCACACTCTTGTGGTCAAAACAACATGTACCAGTCACAGTATATCtcaaaaaatcatttgaaaatgtccaaacaACAAATGGTCCAACAAGTGTTAATCTGAGTAGGATGAATCTGGCATACTTTGGCCATATTTCAGCTTCTTCCTTATGTATCGATTGCTCAGATATTGACAGACCGGTTAATCAAGTGTCTTACCTTGGTTGTTTATGATAAGGTCAGACAAACAGGAAAGATAAGACTTTCAGCGAAAATGGTTAAGTCAGTCTATAATCAACTACTTATCATCTTAATTCATGTCAAACCTGGGCGCTTTATCACAGAGTGCAATAAATCATTGATATTCTGGGTGTGATAATGTTTACGCCAGaacattaaagctgaactgtgtACCTTACTGATGGTCATTCCTCAGCTAACCGGTTAGTATTTCCATATCGAAGATCCTTTTCTGATGAAGTCCTTCATTTCATCTTATTCCAGAAACTCAAGGTGGTTGACCATGTGGATGAACAGACCAAAGTAATCCAATATTTATTTGAGAAAACAGATTGTTTTATGAAACAAGAGCGAGAAATCCTAGCTGTGCAGACATGTCGACAATAT
Above is a window of Lineus longissimus chromosome 3, tnLinLong1.2, whole genome shotgun sequence DNA encoding:
- the LOC135485200 gene encoding uncharacterized protein LOC135485200 isoform X2; this encodes MNGIRSRNNTYDVNMNATKENNPPVTFYTDVSDEMLHRSGQFTSSDSSDDSSDSQVNGGYCENSRSNIPPELKKQRSTTLPEHITAYMIEAPIVNNEVHYRTIGNQACAELLQEVMLVSDYDIANPNKSFKCGRWRYAFEDKDVTVMTKQNLLPGHHSILGMGLIEERLDYVWDLIKNPSSRFHYDRLLKKLKVVDHVDEQTKVIQYLFEKTDCFMKQEREILAVQTCRQYNNGFISAGKSVEHCQCPQTRIPRLKTYGTGFYLEPIIRNEKQMTKVTYLLQVEMHGLPSAIVNYVIKRQPLAIAYLRGVSTAK
- the LOC135485200 gene encoding uncharacterized protein LOC135485200 isoform X1, which translates into the protein MVDLIQWSLPRSLPTDQQSMEGNIIRLGECLGDLVNDLMNGIRSRNNTYDVNMNATKENNPPVTFYTDVSDEMLHRSGQFTSSDSSDDSSDSQVNGGYCENSRSNIPPELKKQRSTTLPEHITAYMIEAPIVNNEVHYRTIGNQACAELLQEVMLVSDYDIANPNKSFKCGRWRYAFEDKDVTVMTKQNLLPGHHSILGMGLIEERLDYVWDLIKNPSSRFHYDRLLKKLKVVDHVDEQTKVIQYLFEKTDCFMKQEREILAVQTCRQYNNGFISAGKSVEHCQCPQTRIPRLKTYGTGFYLEPIIRNEKQMTKVTYLLQVEMHGLPSAIVNYVIKRQPLAIAYLRGVSTAK